The following proteins are co-located in the Meriones unguiculatus strain TT.TT164.6M chromosome 4, Bangor_MerUng_6.1, whole genome shotgun sequence genome:
- the Ddx55 gene encoding ATP-dependent RNA helicase DDX55, translating into MEHVTEGTWESLPVPLHPRVLGALRELGFPHMTPVQSATIPLFMKNKDVAAEAVTGSGKTLAFVIPILEILLRREEKLKKSQVGAIVITPTRELAIQIDEVLSHFTKHFPQFSQILWIGGRNPGEDVERFKQQGGNIIVATPGRLEDMFRRKAEGLDLASYVKSLDVLVLDEADRLLDMGFEASINTILQFLPKQRRTGLFSATQTQEVENLVRAGLRNPVRISVKEKGVAASSTQKTPSRLENYYMMCKADEKFNQLVHFLRSHQQEKHLIFFSTCACVEYYGKALESLLRKVKILCIHGKMKYKRNKIFMEFRKLQSGILVCTDVMARGIDIPEVNWVLQYDPPSNASAFVHRCGRTARIGHGGSALVFLLPMEEAYINFLAINQKCPLQEMSLQRNTVDLLPKLQAMAIADRAVFEKGMKAFVSFVQAYAKHECSLIFRLKDLDFAGLARGFGLLRMPRMPELRGKQFPDFVPVDIDTDTIPFKDKIREKQRQKLLEQKRKERTENEGRRKFIKNKAWSKQKAKKERKKKMNAKRKRDQGSDIEDEDMEELLNDTRLLKKFKKGKITEEEFEKGLLTSATRTVQLTDSGASGSEES; encoded by the exons ATGGAACACGTGACGGAGGGTACCTGGGAGTCGCTGCCGGTGCCGCTGCATCCCCGGGTGCTGGGAGCACTGCGCGAGTTGGGCTTCCCTCACATGACGCCGGTGCAG TCTGCCACCATCCCTCtgtttatgaaaaacaaagaTGTTGCTGCAGAAGCT GTCACAGGAAGTGGAAAAACCCTCGCTTTTGTCATTCCCATTCTGGAGATTCTTCTGAGACGGGAGGAAAAGCTAAAGAAGAGCCAG GTAGGAGCCATTGTCATCACCCCCACTCGGGAGCTGGCCATTCAGATTGATGAGGTCCTGTCACACTTCACAAAGCACTTCCCGCAGTTCAG CCAAATTTTATGGATTGGAGGCCGGAACCCTGGAGAAGATGTAGAGCGGTTCAAACAGCAGGG CGGGAACATTATTGTGGCAACCCCAGGCCGCCTGGAGGACATGTTTCGGAGAAAGGCTGAGGGTCTAGACCTGGCCAGCTATGTGAAGAGCTTGGATGTCCTGGTGCTGGATGAGGCAGACCGACTTCTTGATATGGGCTTTGAGGCAAG CATAAATACAATCCTGCAGTTTTTGCCCAAGCAGAGAAGAACAGGCCTTTTCTCAGCCACCCAGACACAGGAAGTGGAGAACCTGGTGCGAGCAGGCCTCCGGAACCCTGTCCGAATCTCAGTGAAGGAGAAGGGCGTGGCAGCCAGCAGCACCCAGAAGACGCCATCCCGCCTGGAGAACTACTACATG ATGTGTAAGGCAGATGAGAAGTTCAACCAGCTGGTCCATTTCCTTCGGAGCCATCAGCAAGAAAAGCACCTGATCTTCTTCAG cacatgtgcatgtgtggagtACTATGGAAAAGCCCTGGAGTCACTGCTGAGGAAAGTGAAGATCCTGTGCATCCATGGGAAGATGAAGTACAAGCGCAATAAGATCTTCATGGAATTCCGCAAGCTGCAGAG TGGGATCTTGGTGTGCACCGATGTCATGGCCCGGGGAATTGATATTCCCGAAGTCAACTGGGTTTTGCAGTACGACCCTCCTAGCAATGCCAG TGCCTTTGTACATCGTTGTGGACGCACAGCCCGCATCGGCCATGGTGGCAGCGCCCTGGTGTTCCTGCTACCCATGGAAGAGGCATACATCAACTTCCTGGCCATCAACCAGAAA TGTCCCCTGCAGGAGATGAGCCTCCAGAGAAATACTGTAGACCTTCTGCCGAAGCTCCAGGCCATGGCCATAGCTGACAGAGCCGTGTTCGAGAAGGGCATGAAAGCCTTTGTGTCCTTTGTACAGGCTTATGCAAAGCATGAGTGCAGCCTCATCTTCAGGCTGAAGG ATCTTGACTTTGCCGGGCTTGCTCGTGGCTTTGGCCTCCTGAGGATGCCCAGGATGCCAGAACTGAGGGGAAAGCAGTTCCCAGATTTTGTGCCAGTGGACATCGATACCGACACAATTccatttaaagataaaattagagaaaaacagaggcagaaacttttggagcaaaaaagaaaagagagaacagaaaatgaagggagaagaaaattcatcaaaaataaagctTGGTCGAAGCAGAAGgccaaaaaggaaaggaagaaaaagatgaatGCAAAAAGGAAAAGGGACCAG GGCTCTGATATTGAAGATGAGGACATGGAGGAACTCCTTAATGATACAAGGCtcttgaaaaaatttaaaaaaggtaaaatcacagaagaagaatTTGAGAAGGGGCTGCTGACAAGTGCCACAAGAACAGTCCAGCTGACAGACTCAGGGGCCTCAGGCTCAGAAGAAAGTTGA